Proteins encoded together in one Branchiostoma lanceolatum isolate klBraLanc5 chromosome 11, klBraLanc5.hap2, whole genome shotgun sequence window:
- the LOC136444310 gene encoding ribosome-binding protein 1-like: protein MSCREDSPILGNRTEDSPILGNRTEDCPILGNRTENCPILGNRTEDSPTQANRTEDSPILGNRTEDSPILGNRTEDCPILGNRTENCPILGNRTEDCPILGNRTEDSPILGNTGVVPTLGIGLPNPAGTAYPLDTAAANIEVEKALKTTSRKRKRGGNNHYTPEVGAKIAKLCIDVGPLKAVKKMTQDLGRDVSESTARSIKKTFLKEVVRLGNNDIDNFANKKVAGP from the exons ATGAGCTGTAGAG AGGACAGCCCCATCCTGGGTAACCGCACAGAGGACAGCCCCATCCTGGGTAACCGCACAGAGGACTGCCCCATCCTGGGTAACCGCACAGAGAACTGCCCCATCCTGGGTAACCGCACAGAGGACAGTCCCACCCAGGCTAACCGCACAGAGGACAGCCCCATCCTGGGTAACCGCACAGAGGACAGCCCCATCCTGGGTAACCGCACAGAGGACTGCCCCATCCTGGGTAACCGCACAGAGAACTGCCCCATCCTGGGTAACCGCACAGAGGACTGCCCCATCCTGGGTAACCGCACAGAGGACAGCCCCATCCTGGGTAACACAGGTGTGGTCCCCACACTAGGCATAGG CCTGCCAAATCCAGCGGGCACTGCCTACCCGCTTGACACCGCTGCCGCCAATATCGAGGTGGAGAAAGCCCTGAAGACGACGAGCCGCAAGAGAAAGCGTGGCGGGAACAACCACTACACTCCGGAAGTCGGAGCTAAGATTGCGAAGCTCTGCATCGATGTTGGGCCGCTGAAAGCAGTGAAGAAGATGACGCAAGATCTGGGGAGGGATGTCAGCGAGTCGACAGCGCGTTCGATTAAGAAGACATTCCTGAAAGAAGTTGTACGCCTGGGTAACAACGACATCGACAACTTCGCAAACAAAAAAGTCGCAGGCCCCTGA